The genomic stretch CCTCGTTCATCGAGACGAATCTCGCCTGGGCCGCCATCAGCTTCGGGGTCTACAACTACGCCGGCATCCGGCACCACGGCGCCGGCGGCTATCTGAAGCATTTCATGGGTCCGGTGCCCTGGCTGGCACCGCTGATGTTCCCGATTGAGCTGATCAGTCACGCATCGAGACTTCTGTCTCTCACGGTGCGCCTGACCGCCAATATGTTCGCGGACCACACGCTGGTCGCGATCTTCCTGTCGCTTCCCGTGGTCAATTTCATCGCCCCCTCGGCGATGATGGGCCTCGGGCTGTTCGTCGCCTTCCTTCAGGCATTCATCTTTGCCTACCTCACGGCCATCTACATCGGACAGGCTGTCGAGGATGCACACTAACCTCGACTCCCAATCCCCAGGAGGATTCTTCAGATGCGCACAGTTACAACCATGATTCTATTCTTCGTCGCCCTGGCCCTCGTGCCGGACATCGCCTTCGCGGCCGACGGCGGAGACT from bacterium encodes the following:
- the atpB gene encoding F0F1 ATP synthase subunit A, encoding MPHVPTIFDFLPEGVPAPVATMLLTLAITLLLGAIVAASLRKGRGIVPAEKLTPRNILELLLEGLTGQMAAVIGPEWRRFAPVVCTLGLFILISNLTGLVPFFTGPTSFIETNLAWAAISFGVYNYAGIRHHGAGGYLKHFMGPVPWLAPLMFPIELISHASRLLSLTVRLTANMFADHTLVAIFLSLPVVNFIAPSAMMGLGLFVAFLQAFIFAYLTAIYIGQAVEDAH